The Apteryx mantelli isolate bAptMan1 chromosome Z, bAptMan1.hap1, whole genome shotgun sequence genome has a segment encoding these proteins:
- the ZNF366 gene encoding zinc finger protein 366 has product MLGKATKGTSATQKKLNMMKNEETSFNVDSTRASPFSRCLPPLSPVTKPHRRAPFSEDFRPHLSHFHYGPPPPGDMETFQGSLEGGSRKRKSMPTKMPLSVALEDSSSLPRRPEDHHDIGSSSLPLIFQQPAQPKYNSQMIDLCNFGFQFYRTLEHFGAKPIKQEPIKSNMAWPSSPAFIQAPYSYYPKVHPSLMFPFIVHPNFHFRSPFQMKRPPEPPFRRAEVRENGENKQKVERVDVNLQIDDSYYVDVGGEQKRWQCPMCEKSYTSKYNLVTHILGHSGIKPHACTRCGKLFKQLSHLHTHMLTHQGTRPHKCQVCHKAFTQTSHLKRHMMQHSDIKPYNCRICGRGFAYPSELKAHESKHESGRENICVECGLDFPTLAQLKRHLTTHRGPIQYNCTECDKTFQYPSQLQNHMMKHKDIRPYICTECGMEFVQPHHLKQHSLTHKGVKEHKCGICGREFTLLANMKRHVLIHTNIRAYQCHLCFKSFVQKQTLKAHMIVHSDVKPFKCKLCGKEFNRMHNLMGHMHLHSDSKPFKCLYCPSKFTLKGNLTRHMKVKHGVMERGFHSQGFGRGRIALSQTNVLRSLEQEEPFDLSQKSQGKGISFHSDGESAKGSSCQEEEEDNCYEAERYSPGMYHHDNSKLYVPQDLSGKPECVMKDFRESYCNEKEEMLSEGGLEKSTGNSDKQESQGERDLANNKEHLSFRSFEKGRLGHSLSDYLYFKHRNKSLKELLERKMEKQTMLIGI; this is encoded by the exons ATGCTCGGTAAAGCAACCAAAG gaacttcaGCAACGCAGAAGAAATTAAATATGATGAAGAACGAAGAAACAAGTTTTAATGTGGACAGTACACGAGCATCTCCCTTTTCCCGCTGCCTGCCACCACTGAGCCCTGTTACAAAGCCCCACAGAAGGGCTCCATTTAGTGAGGACTTCAGACCACACCTCTCACATTTCCACTAtggtcctcctcctcctggagACATGGAAACTTTCCAGGGGTCCTTGGAAGGAGGGTCTCGGAAACGCAAGAGCATGCCAACAAAAATGCCTCTTTCTGTTGCTCTTGAAGATTCCTCATCACTACCCCGCAGACCTGAAGACCATCATGATATAGGCTCTTCCAGTCTCCCCTTGATATTTCAACAGCCAGCACAGCCCAAGTACAATTCCCAGATGATTGACCTCTGCAACTTTGGTTTTCAGTTCTACAGAACACTGGAGCACTTTGGAGCCAAGCCCATCAAGCAAGAACCCATAAAGTCTAACATGGCATGGCCCAGTAGCCCGGCATTCATCCAGGCTCCTTACTCTTATTATCCTAAAGTCCATCCTAGCTTAATGTTTCCTTTCATTGTGCACCCAAACTTTCATTTCAGGAGCCCCTTTCAAATGAAAAGGCCTCCAGAGCCACCCTTCAGGAGGGCTGAAGTAAGAGAAAATggtgaaaataaacagaaagtggaaagagTAGATGTCAACCTTCAGATAGATGACAGCTATTATGTTGACGTAGGGGGTGAACAGAAACGCTGGCAATGTCCAATGTGCGAGAAGTCCTACACATCCAAGTACAATCTGGTCACCCACATCCTGGGGCACAGTGGCATCAAGCCACATGCTTGCACCCGCTGCGGCAAGCTTTTCAAGCAGCTGAGCCACTTGCACACACATATGCTGACACACCAGGGCACTAGGCCACACAAGTGCCAGGTGTGCCATAAGGCTTTCACTCAAACCAGTCACCTTAAGAGACACATGATGCAACACAGTGACATAAAGCCTTACAACTGCAGGATCTGTGGCAGAGGTTTTGCCTATCCCAGCGAGCTGAAGGCACACGAGTCTAAGCACGAGAGTGGACGAGAGAACATCTGTGTGGAATGTGGGCTGGACTTCCCAACCCTGGCCCAGCTGAAGAGACATTTAACAACCCACCGTGGCCCTATACAGTACAATTGCACTGAATGTGATAAGACCTTCCAGTACCCCAGCCAGCTGCAAAACCACATGATGAAGCACAAAGACATTCGTCCCTACATCTGCACTGAATGCGGCATGGAGTTTGTGCAGCCCCACCATCTCAAACAACACTCCCTGACGCACAAG GGTGTGAAAGAGCACAAATGCGGAATTTGTGGCCGGGAATTTACTCTGCTGGCCAATATGAAGCGACACGTCCTGATCCACACCAATATCAGAGCCTATCAATGTCATTTGTGCTTCAAGAGCTTTGTGCAAAAGCAGACTCTCAAGGCCCACATGATTGTTCACTCTGACGTCAAACCCTTCAAATGCAAG CTGTGTGGAAAGGAATTTAACAGAATGCACAATTTAATGGGACACATGCACTTGCACTCAGACAGTAAGCCTTTCAAGTGCCTCTACTGTCCCAGCAAATTCACCCTGAAGGGAAACCTAACAAGGCACATGAAAGTCAAACACGGAGTCATGGAAAGAGGATTTCATTCTCAAG GTTTTGGAAGAGGAAGAATTGCTCTGTCCCAGACAAATGTCTTAAGAAGTTTGGAACAGGAAGAGCCCTTTGATCTTTCCCAGAAAAGCCAAGGGAAGGGAATCTCATTTCATTCGGATGGCGAGAGTGCCAAGGGAAGCTCGTgccaagaagaagaggaagacaacTGCTATGAGGCAGAGCGGTACAGCCCTGGCATGTACCATCATGACAACAGCAAGCTGTATGTGCCTCAAGATCTGTCTGGCAAACCAGAGTGTGTGATGAAGGACTTCAGAGAGTCCTACTGCAATGAGAAAGAGGAAATGCTAAGTGAAGGAGGACTGGAGAAGAGCACTGGAAATTCAGACAAGCAGGAGAGCCAGGGAGAGAGAGACCTTGCAAACAACAAAGAACACCTCAGCTTTAGGTCCTTTGAAAAGGGCAGACTTGGCCATTCTCTCTCTGATTACTTGTATTTCAAGCACAGGAACAAGAGTTTGAAAGAattactggaaagaaaaatggaaaaacaaacaatgcTTATAGGCATTTAA